The following coding sequences lie in one Capnocytophaga stomatis genomic window:
- a CDS encoding tetratricopeptide repeat protein, whose amino-acid sequence MKKSLLFASALLVSAVAFGQKKELREVEKQIKKGDLANAKNALEGIKSVATSNSEFAPQYYFLEGQLNLANAKKNVNVASSLQNASSAFAKVRELEGGKGKYVSMLQPLLEEATNIALTQAQESYGRKDLKNATTAFEQVYRLSPRDTVFLYNAALVAVQDKNYDAALKYYKELKDLNYDGTEVLYYAKEKQTGKEEAFPTKNQRDLMVKGGTHTNPRTEKTPSKRAEIIKNIAYIYVEQGKNDEALAAFAEARKRYPNDANLIVQEASIYMQLDDKDKFKELMQEAAKLEPKNPDLQYNIGVINMQQNHLEEARKAFEQALSIKPDYADAVLNISTTYINEGNALVEQMNSLGNSKADIAKYEELRLKKDEFFKKGAEILENFYKTQGKNESILEQLKNIYGALGDSANFQRVKGLLGQ is encoded by the coding sequence ATGAAAAAATCATTATTGTTTGCATCAGCATTATTGGTATCGGCTGTTGCGTTTGGACAAAAAAAGGAACTTAGAGAGGTAGAAAAACAAATCAAAAAAGGAGATTTGGCAAATGCTAAAAATGCATTAGAGGGAATTAAAAGTGTAGCTACATCAAACAGCGAGTTTGCTCCTCAATACTATTTCTTGGAAGGACAATTGAATCTTGCTAACGCTAAAAAGAATGTAAATGTAGCATCTTCTTTGCAAAATGCTTCTTCTGCCTTTGCAAAAGTGAGAGAATTGGAGGGAGGAAAAGGGAAATATGTGTCAATGTTGCAGCCTCTTTTGGAAGAAGCAACTAACATCGCTCTTACTCAAGCACAAGAATCTTACGGAAGAAAAGATTTGAAAAATGCTACAACTGCATTTGAGCAAGTGTATCGTTTAAGCCCGAGAGATACTGTCTTTTTGTATAACGCTGCTTTGGTTGCTGTGCAAGATAAAAACTACGATGCAGCTTTGAAATATTACAAAGAGCTAAAGGATTTGAATTACGATGGAACAGAAGTTCTTTACTATGCAAAAGAAAAACAAACTGGTAAAGAAGAGGCTTTCCCGACTAAAAATCAACGTGATTTAATGGTAAAGGGAGGTACTCACACAAATCCAAGAACTGAAAAAACTCCTTCAAAACGTGCTGAAATCATCAAAAATATTGCGTACATTTATGTAGAGCAAGGCAAAAACGATGAGGCTTTGGCAGCATTTGCAGAAGCAAGAAAAAGATATCCAAATGACGCAAATTTGATAGTTCAAGAGGCGAGCATTTATATGCAGTTGGATGACAAAGACAAATTCAAAGAATTGATGCAAGAAGCAGCTAAATTAGAACCTAAAAATCCTGATTTACAGTATAATATAGGTGTTATTAATATGCAACAAAATCATTTGGAAGAAGCTCGTAAAGCATTTGAACAAGCGTTGAGCATCAAACCTGATTATGCGGATGCTGTATTAAATATTTCAACAACCTATATTAATGAAGGAAATGCTTTGGTTGAGCAGATGAACTCTTTAGGAAATTCAAAAGCAGATATTGCAAAATATGAGGAATTAAGACTTAAAAAAGATGAATTCTTTAAAAAAGGTGCTGAAATTCTAGAGAATTTTTATAAAACACAAGGTAAAAATGAAAGTATCTTGGAGCAATTAAAAAATATCTATGGAGCCTTAGGAGATAGTGCTAATTTCCAAAGAGTTAAAGGATTGTTAGGACAATAA
- the panD gene encoding aspartate 1-decarboxylase produces MQIEVLKSKIHRVTVTGADLNYVGSITIDEDLLDAANMIEGEKVAIVNVNNGERLETYIIKGKRNSGEIVLNGPAARKVQKGDIIIIISYGIMDFEKAKQFKPSIIFPNENTNKIE; encoded by the coding sequence ATGCAAATAGAAGTACTAAAATCTAAAATTCACAGAGTTACGGTTACGGGAGCTGACTTAAACTATGTTGGGAGCATCACAATTGATGAAGATTTGCTTGATGCGGCCAATATGATTGAAGGAGAGAAGGTTGCAATTGTGAATGTGAACAATGGTGAACGTTTGGAAACTTATATCATAAAAGGAAAACGCAATTCCGGAGAAATTGTGTTAAATGGTCCTGCTGCTCGCAAGGTACAAAAAGGAGATATAATTATCATTATTTCTTACGGAATTATGGATTTCGAGAAGGCAAAACAATTCAAGCCATCAATTATTTTTCCGAATGAAAATACAAACAAAATAGAATAA
- a CDS encoding lysylphosphatidylglycerol synthase transmembrane domain-containing protein: MKLVKTLVPLLLGVFLCWYAYSQFTEKQLVEIKMKFMDANYFYIGLSIFLGFLSHISRAIRWQLLISPLGYRAKTANRIMAVFIGYLVNITIPRSGEISRALVINRYDNVPFDKSFGTIISERVIDMILLLSFTLSAFLIQFDLISDFLLSRVPFKKLIIIGGIGLILGGGFLWWLYKSKNSLADKISNFLLGLKEGIFSIVKLKQRKSFILHTFFIWGMYFLMFYVPFFALPETSDVELSTVLTAFVVGSFAIAFTNGGFGSYPFFIAEILLLFGIPLVTGTAFGWIVWVSQFFMTLFFGGISFILLPLLNRKRN; this comes from the coding sequence ATGAAACTTGTAAAAACTCTTGTTCCTCTGCTGTTAGGCGTTTTCCTGTGTTGGTACGCGTATAGCCAATTCACTGAGAAACAACTTGTTGAAATCAAGATGAAGTTTATGGACGCCAATTACTTTTATATTGGTCTTTCTATCTTTTTGGGATTTTTGAGTCATATTTCAAGGGCTATTCGTTGGCAATTGCTAATCAGTCCGTTAGGATACAGAGCAAAGACCGCAAACAGAATTATGGCGGTTTTTATCGGTTATTTGGTGAACATAACAATTCCTCGCTCGGGTGAAATTTCGCGTGCTTTGGTAATTAATCGTTATGATAATGTTCCCTTTGATAAATCTTTCGGAACGATTATTTCGGAGCGTGTTATTGATATGATATTGTTGTTATCATTCACATTATCAGCTTTTTTAATTCAATTTGATTTGATAAGTGATTTTCTACTTTCAAGAGTTCCTTTTAAAAAATTAATCATTATCGGAGGAATTGGACTCATTCTTGGTGGAGGATTTTTGTGGTGGCTTTACAAATCAAAAAATTCACTTGCGGATAAAATCAGTAATTTTCTTCTCGGTTTAAAAGAAGGAATATTTTCAATTGTGAAATTAAAACAACGAAAATCATTCATTTTACATACATTTTTTATATGGGGAATGTATTTTTTGATGTTTTATGTTCCATTTTTTGCTTTGCCTGAAACCAGTGATGTTGAATTATCTACGGTTCTAACTGCTTTTGTAGTAGGTAGTTTTGCTATTGCTTTCACCAATGGAGGCTTTGGTTCATACCCGTTTTTTATTGCAGAAATTCTTTTACTTTTTGGAATTCCGTTGGTTACAGGAACTGCTTTCGGATGGATTGTCTGGGTTTCCCAATTTTTTATGACTTTATTCTTTGGCGGAATATCTTTTATACTACTTCCGTTATTAAACAGAAAAAGAAACTGA
- a CDS encoding THUMP-like domain-containing protein encodes MILDRKIQDFITENLNINISDLLLKKPVFEGISNKYLAQQIIGRNTASKKFPFLNQPDILFPPHLNLEQASSQQTAEFKSVGMQGKRFLDLTCGLGIDAFFLSENFEEVHLVEQNPELLKLVQHNWLILGRKANFHQQSLYEFLEKKSEKFDLIFIDPARRDENNKKKFLLEELSPNLLEIQSALWKITDRILIKLSPLIDLKYLLSALSNIERIDIVAVKNEVKEVLVLQNQHKTDNKILCRCVNLGSNEPMFSFFFEDAENVAISFSAPKEYIYIPNNSLLKSGAFNLISKYFGLQKLHPNTHLYTSEQINLNFPGRILKSEVISTKSIEKGGKYNIISKNHPLSADEIKKKYKLKDGGNKYLIFTQSNKGKEVILGNPI; translated from the coding sequence ATGATTTTAGATAGAAAAATCCAGGATTTTATCACCGAAAATTTAAATATAAACATCTCCGATTTATTGCTTAAAAAACCTGTTTTTGAAGGAATTAGCAATAAATATTTGGCTCAGCAAATTATTGGAAGAAATACCGCTTCCAAAAAATTTCCTTTTTTAAATCAACCCGATATCCTTTTCCCTCCGCATCTGAATTTGGAACAAGCCTCTTCACAACAAACAGCTGAATTTAAGTCTGTTGGAATGCAAGGTAAACGTTTTTTGGATTTAACTTGCGGATTGGGAATTGATGCCTTTTTCCTGTCTGAAAATTTTGAAGAAGTACATTTGGTAGAACAAAATCCAGAGCTTTTAAAGTTAGTACAGCATAATTGGTTGATTTTAGGCAGAAAAGCAAATTTTCATCAACAATCTTTGTACGAATTTTTAGAAAAAAAATCAGAAAAATTCGATTTGATTTTCATCGACCCAGCCAGAAGAGATGAAAACAATAAGAAAAAATTTCTCTTGGAAGAACTTTCGCCTAACTTGTTAGAAATTCAATCTGCACTTTGGAAAATTACAGACCGAATTTTGATAAAACTATCACCTTTAATCGACCTAAAATATTTACTTTCAGCACTTTCAAATATAGAACGTATTGATATTGTAGCTGTTAAAAATGAAGTAAAAGAAGTTCTTGTTTTACAAAATCAACATAAAACAGATAACAAAATCCTTTGCCGATGTGTAAATTTAGGCAGTAACGAGCCTATGTTTTCTTTCTTTTTTGAAGATGCCGAAAATGTGGCAATTTCGTTTTCAGCTCCTAAAGAATACATTTACATTCCTAATAATAGTTTGCTAAAATCGGGAGCTTTTAACTTGATTTCCAAATATTTTGGTTTACAAAAATTGCATCCCAATACACATTTATATACTTCCGAACAAATAAATCTTAATTTTCCGGGAAGAATCTTAAAATCAGAGGTTATTTCAACAAAAAGTATTGAAAAAGGAGGTAAATACAATATAATTTCTAAAAATCACCCGCTATCAGCTGATGAAATCAAGAAAAAATACAAACTCAAGGATGGAGGCAATAAATATCTGATTTTCACGCAATCCAACAAAGGTAAGGAAGTTATTTTAGGAAATCCGATATAA
- a CDS encoding orotate phosphoribosyltransferase produces MNLESPKVTVPKSQQELFGLLQNVENFEKLMPDSISKFQVLNENSFLFALKGMPEIALEKKGNTPHSQIVLGAKSDKVPFTLTANLLEKSDNQTEVQLLFEGNFNPMMTMMIKSPISKFIETLASKMKDL; encoded by the coding sequence ATGAATTTAGAAAGCCCAAAAGTAACTGTACCAAAAAGCCAACAAGAATTGTTCGGATTGCTGCAAAATGTAGAAAATTTTGAAAAATTAATGCCTGATTCCATTAGTAAATTTCAGGTTCTCAACGAAAATTCTTTTCTGTTTGCACTAAAAGGAATGCCCGAAATCGCATTGGAAAAGAAAGGAAATACGCCTCATTCACAAATTGTTTTGGGAGCAAAAAGTGATAAAGTTCCGTTTACGCTTACCGCAAATTTATTGGAAAAATCTGATAATCAGACCGAAGTACAGCTTCTTTTTGAAGGAAATTTTAATCCAATGATGACAATGATGATTAAATCTCCCATTTCAAAATTCATCGAAACTTTAGCAAGTAAAATGAAAGATTTATAA
- the pyrE gene encoding orotate phosphoribosyltransferase, producing MILDSNTAQKTADFLLQIKAIKLNSENSFTWASGWKSPIYCDNRIILSYPEVRDFVASEMAKHIKEKYPNAEVVAGVATGAIGIGMLVANQLGLPFIYVRPEPKKHGRQNQIEGLLEANQNVIVIEDLISTGMSSLNAVKALKDSQANVLGMIAIFSYGFDVANSNFANEKVNLHTLGDYENLLLQALKIGYISENELETLKEWRENPSQWKQ from the coding sequence ATGATTTTAGATAGTAATACTGCACAAAAAACAGCTGATTTTTTATTGCAAATAAAAGCAATAAAATTGAATTCTGAAAATTCTTTTACTTGGGCTTCAGGCTGGAAATCTCCAATTTACTGTGATAATCGCATAATACTCTCATACCCAGAAGTTAGAGATTTTGTTGCTTCAGAAATGGCGAAACACATCAAAGAAAAATATCCAAATGCTGAGGTAGTCGCGGGCGTCGCCACGGGAGCTATCGGTATAGGAATGCTTGTGGCAAATCAGTTGGGATTGCCCTTTATTTACGTGCGTCCTGAGCCTAAAAAACACGGCAGACAAAATCAAATTGAGGGGCTTTTGGAAGCAAATCAAAATGTTATCGTAATTGAAGACCTTATCAGTACCGGAATGAGTAGTTTAAACGCCGTTAAAGCATTGAAAGACAGCCAAGCTAATGTACTGGGAATGATAGCTATTTTCTCTTACGGATTTGATGTGGCTAACTCCAATTTTGCAAATGAAAAAGTGAATTTACACACCTTAGGCGATTATGAAAATTTACTTTTGCAAGCCTTAAAAATAGGATATATTTCTGAAAATGAATTAGAAACATTAAAAGAATGGAGGGAAAATCCATCTCAATGGAAACAATAA
- a CDS encoding NUDIX hydrolase, producing MYEIFANDKSIILTNVEENINNVKFFRLKDVTIDFIMSELNKKGVEKIYLYHPKEEKLLKKFKKKLSVIKAGGGIVTNKKGEILMMKRRGKWDLPKGKKEKGENIAVCALREVEEETGVKKLNLMRFRTITYHIFKQDGQYFLKETYWYDMETKYKGVLKAQIEEDIEMVCWKKPDEARELIKKSYKNIQKIFE from the coding sequence ATGTATGAAATTTTTGCTAACGATAAATCTATTATTCTGACAAATGTAGAAGAAAATATTAACAATGTCAAATTTTTTCGGCTAAAAGATGTGACAATTGATTTTATTATGTCAGAATTGAATAAAAAAGGCGTTGAAAAAATCTATCTTTATCATCCTAAGGAAGAAAAGCTTCTTAAAAAATTCAAGAAAAAATTGTCTGTAATTAAAGCTGGCGGAGGAATTGTTACCAACAAAAAAGGTGAAATTCTGATGATGAAAAGGCGAGGAAAGTGGGATTTACCAAAAGGCAAAAAAGAAAAAGGAGAGAATATTGCCGTTTGTGCTTTGCGTGAGGTGGAAGAAGAAACAGGAGTTAAAAAGCTGAATTTGATGCGTTTCAGAACCATAACATATCATATTTTCAAACAAGACGGGCAATATTTCCTGAAAGAAACTTATTGGTACGATATGGAAACGAAATACAAGGGCGTTCTTAAAGCTCAAATTGAAGAAGATATAGAAATGGTTTGTTGGAAAAAGCCCGATGAAGCCAGGGAATTAATCAAAAAATCATATAAAAATATTCAAAAAATATTTGAATGA
- the crcB gene encoding fluoride efflux transporter CrcB: protein MIKLILVAGLGSFIGGILRVIISFILNIKFDKTLHFPIGIMTVNIIGCFLIGVSFAYFKEKPQFGTLQYFLMTGILGGFTTFSTFSLETLQLFQNNEPMKAILYVLGSILLGITACFLGSRIHF from the coding sequence ATGATTAAGTTGATTTTAGTAGCGGGCTTAGGAAGTTTTATCGGTGGAATTTTGAGAGTAATTATTTCTTTCATTTTGAACATAAAATTTGATAAAACTTTGCATTTTCCCATCGGAATTATGACTGTAAACATCATCGGATGCTTCCTGATAGGCGTTTCTTTTGCTTATTTTAAAGAAAAACCACAATTTGGAACGTTACAGTACTTCCTAATGACTGGAATTTTAGGAGGATTTACCACTTTTTCAACTTTTTCGCTCGAAACACTTCAACTTTTCCAAAATAATGAACCTATGAAAGCAATTTTGTACGTTTTAGGAAGCATTCTGCTCGGAATTACGGCTTGTTTTTTGGGAAGTAGAATACATTTTTAA
- the lnt gene encoding apolipoprotein N-acyltransferase: MKKNLLLAILSGFLLALSWPTYGFTALIFIAFVPLLLAEQNIRKNYTQTKRKVFIISYLSFLIWNIITTWWIWHSTKGGAVFAILANTLLMTITFLLYHVVAKRLPQKIAFIFLITIWLSFEKFHLTWDVSWPWLNLGNVFSGKITWVQWYEYTGAFGGSLWVLFINILLFSFIKSYFELKNRKNLAKGVGISVLCFAVPVLVSYFMYINYKEKENPIDVIVLQPNIDPYFEKYQISNQDIAQLLVNLSEKSLDEKVNFIITPETVFADNVKFENLQNSWELSILRSMVLKFPNLNVVGGIAMIDFFKEKSKITEQSNYLERADIWYNDYNSAFLLNKNDSIPLYHKSKLVVGVENFPYQSVLKPILGETLIDLGGTVALKTTQEERSVFFGEKTEGKAAPIICYESIYGEFVTDYIKNGANFLAILTNDAWWKNTQGHKQLLSYAQLRAIETRRSIARSANTGISAFINQRGEITDSLSYEKQGSLRSNINLNDKITFYVKMGDYLARISLFLSLFIFLYAMARKRD, translated from the coding sequence ATGAAAAAAAATCTACTATTAGCGATATTATCAGGATTTCTTTTGGCTCTTTCTTGGCCTACATACGGCTTTACAGCACTGATTTTCATCGCTTTTGTTCCGTTGCTGTTGGCAGAACAAAATATACGTAAAAATTATACGCAAACTAAAAGAAAAGTATTTATAATCAGTTATTTATCTTTTCTTATTTGGAACATTATTACTACGTGGTGGATATGGCATTCAACTAAGGGCGGAGCAGTTTTTGCAATTTTAGCAAATACATTACTGATGACCATCACATTTTTGCTTTATCACGTCGTTGCGAAAAGATTACCTCAAAAAATAGCATTTATTTTCCTGATTACGATATGGTTATCTTTTGAGAAATTTCATTTGACGTGGGATGTTTCGTGGCCTTGGCTCAATTTGGGAAATGTTTTTTCCGGAAAAATCACTTGGGTTCAATGGTATGAGTACACGGGAGCTTTTGGTGGTAGTTTATGGGTTTTATTTATAAATATTCTGCTTTTTTCTTTTATTAAATCATATTTTGAGCTGAAAAACAGAAAAAATCTTGCAAAAGGCGTGGGAATTTCAGTTTTATGCTTTGCTGTACCCGTTTTGGTTTCTTATTTTATGTATATTAATTACAAAGAAAAAGAAAATCCTATCGATGTAATTGTTTTACAGCCAAATATTGACCCTTATTTTGAAAAATATCAGATTTCAAACCAAGACATAGCACAATTATTGGTAAATCTTTCCGAAAAATCATTAGACGAAAAAGTTAATTTCATCATTACTCCCGAAACAGTTTTTGCTGATAATGTTAAGTTTGAAAACTTACAAAATTCGTGGGAACTTTCCATTTTGCGTTCAATGGTGCTGAAATTTCCAAATTTGAACGTTGTTGGAGGCATTGCTATGATTGATTTTTTCAAAGAAAAATCCAAAATAACCGAGCAAAGCAATTATTTGGAAAGAGCTGACATTTGGTATAACGATTACAATTCGGCTTTTTTGCTAAACAAAAATGACTCAATTCCTTTATATCACAAATCAAAATTGGTGGTTGGAGTTGAAAATTTTCCGTATCAAAGCGTTTTAAAGCCTATTTTGGGCGAAACTTTGATAGATTTGGGCGGAACAGTTGCCTTAAAAACTACTCAAGAGGAAAGAAGCGTCTTTTTTGGTGAAAAAACAGAAGGAAAAGCAGCTCCTATTATCTGTTATGAGTCGATTTATGGTGAATTTGTAACCGATTATATCAAAAACGGAGCTAATTTTTTGGCAATCCTGACAAACGATGCTTGGTGGAAGAACACACAAGGACACAAACAATTATTAAGTTATGCTCAATTGCGTGCCATTGAAACTCGCCGTAGTATTGCTCGAAGTGCCAATACCGGAATTTCTGCGTTTATCAATCAGCGGGGTGAAATTACCGATTCGCTGTCTTACGAAAAACAAGGAAGTTTGCGAAGCAACATCAATTTGAATGATAAAATAACATTTTATGTAAAAATGGGAGATTATTTGGCTCGAATTTCACTATTTTTGAGTTTATTTATATTCTTGTATGCAATGGCAAGAAAACGTGATTAA
- a CDS encoding DUF6929 family protein: MKIEIQKISNIEDFPSGSGLGANGEKLYAIGDDSPFLYVIDSDFQVENRISLLEASSEDFKGNRIKKKMKPDFETLEMISENELVIFGSGSKSPRRDVFVRVLLNEILDVESYSITEFYEHLKSFPLVKDIELNLEASAFSDGFLYLFNRTNNIIVKFDYQEFISYLKTGNLPKIEINQVSLPQIEGVEAGFSGATFSEKSKILFTASVEATDDAYNDGEIIGSLVGIIDISDFQKAKVIRYNFIPSEKQPIKVESVAILPSKSGRNTEVAFITDDDNGNTKLIKAVLKM; this comes from the coding sequence ATGAAAATAGAAATACAGAAAATCAGTAATATAGAAGATTTTCCCAGTGGTTCGGGATTGGGAGCAAATGGGGAAAAATTATATGCAATTGGCGATGATAGTCCATTTTTATACGTCATAGATTCAGATTTTCAGGTGGAAAATAGAATTTCGTTATTGGAAGCCTCTTCGGAAGATTTTAAAGGAAATCGTATTAAAAAGAAAATGAAACCCGACTTTGAAACTTTGGAAATGATTTCTGAAAATGAGCTTGTTATATTTGGTTCAGGTTCAAAGTCTCCACGACGTGACGTTTTTGTGCGAGTTTTACTAAATGAAATTCTAGATGTGGAAAGTTACTCAATAACAGAATTTTATGAGCATTTAAAAAGTTTTCCATTAGTAAAAGATATAGAACTCAATCTTGAGGCAAGTGCTTTTTCTGACGGATTTTTATATTTATTTAATAGAACGAATAACATTATCGTAAAATTTGATTATCAAGAATTTATCTCTTATTTAAAAACAGGAAATCTTCCTAAGATTGAGATAAATCAAGTGTCTCTCCCTCAAATTGAAGGAGTTGAAGCAGGTTTTTCAGGAGCTACATTTTCTGAGAAATCAAAAATTCTTTTTACGGCTTCGGTTGAGGCTACTGATGATGCGTACAATGATGGAGAAATTATCGGGAGTTTGGTAGGAATAATCGATATTTCTGACTTTCAGAAGGCAAAAGTAATTCGTTATAACTTTATCCCGAGTGAGAAACAACCCATAAAAGTGGAATCTGTTGCTATATTGCCTTCAAAATCAGGTCGTAATACGGAAGTTGCTTTTATAACTGACGATGATAACGGAAATACAAAACTGATTAAGGCGGTTTTGAAAATGTGA
- a CDS encoding TolC family protein, producing the protein MKYYVFLLILWLFPARFYAQQDTLKLTLTKTIELARKQSPQAVSARHQYRAMYWNWRSFKADYLPSLSFNSSSSLNRSISSITLPDGSDSFVHRNQLLNDNSLTINQNIAPLGGSIYMKTGLQRLDILSDKIISYKSTPIVLGYSQNLLGYNHLKWNRKIEPIRYTQAQKEFRETLELVAATASSKFFKLAMAQSNWESASYNYATADTLYRYAQGRYKIGTITENEMLQLEINYLTEQTNKMNARIEMDDYIQDLRSFLGITEQTKIVVEIASNLPEFLVSEQEALTLARQNSPEIENFKLRKLESESSVAKARSSHGMKADLYLEFGLTQTHKELKGAYRSPLDQQLVSLGIRIPILDWGVGKGRVEVAKSNYEKTLTDIKQAQTDFDANIVKLVKQFNLQANKVHIAQKTSERAKKRNEVAYRLYLLGKSNILDLNSAVAEKDRLQRSFILELQNYWSMYYTLRSITGWDFQKNTEIPLEKPMINNSYNDF; encoded by the coding sequence ATGAAATATTATGTTTTTCTTTTGATTTTATGGCTTTTTCCAGCACGATTTTATGCCCAGCAAGATACGCTTAAACTTACACTGACCAAAACCATAGAACTTGCACGCAAGCAATCACCACAAGCTGTATCGGCACGGCATCAGTACAGAGCGATGTATTGGAATTGGCGTTCCTTTAAGGCTGATTATCTGCCGAGTTTATCCTTTAACTCTTCCTCTTCGCTGAATCGTTCCATTAGTTCGATTACCTTGCCCGATGGTAGCGACAGTTTCGTACACCGCAATCAACTTCTGAACGATAATTCGCTTACTATCAATCAGAATATAGCTCCGCTCGGTGGAAGTATTTATATGAAAACAGGCTTGCAAAGGCTTGACATTCTATCGGATAAGATAATTTCTTATAAATCTACACCTATTGTTTTGGGATATTCACAAAACTTGCTCGGGTACAATCATTTGAAATGGAACAGAAAAATAGAACCCATACGATACACACAAGCACAGAAGGAATTTCGTGAAACTTTGGAGCTTGTCGCAGCGACAGCCTCTTCCAAATTCTTTAAGTTGGCGATGGCTCAGAGTAATTGGGAATCAGCTTCATACAATTATGCTACTGCCGATACGCTTTACCGATATGCACAAGGACGTTATAAAATAGGGACTATAACTGAGAATGAAATGCTTCAGCTTGAAATTAACTATCTTACCGAACAAACCAACAAGATGAATGCTCGCATTGAAATGGATGATTACATACAGGATTTGCGAAGCTTTCTGGGAATCACTGAACAGACTAAAATTGTGGTAGAAATAGCTTCAAACCTGCCGGAATTTCTGGTTTCGGAACAAGAAGCTTTAACTTTGGCTCGGCAAAATAGTCCTGAGATAGAAAATTTTAAGTTAAGAAAGTTAGAAAGTGAAAGTTCTGTTGCGAAAGCACGTTCATCACACGGTATGAAAGCCGATTTATATTTAGAATTTGGACTAACACAAACGCATAAAGAACTAAAAGGGGCATATCGTAGTCCGCTTGACCAACAGTTAGTTAGCCTGGGGATTCGGATACCGATTTTGGATTGGGGCGTAGGAAAGGGCAGGGTAGAGGTAGCTAAAAGTAACTATGAAAAAACACTTACCGACATTAAGCAAGCACAAACTGATTTCGATGCTAATATTGTGAAGTTAGTAAAACAATTTAATTTACAGGCTAATAAAGTGCATATCGCTCAAAAAACGTCGGAAAGAGCAAAGAAACGAAATGAGGTTGCTTACCGATTGTATTTACTGGGAAAGTCGAACATATTGGATTTGAATTCGGCAGTGGCAGAAAAAGACCGCTTACAACGTAGTTTTATTCTTGAATTGCAAAATTATTGGAGTATGTACTACACTTTGCGAAGCATCACAGGTTGGGATTTTCAAAAGAATACTGAAATTCCGTTAGAAAAACCAATGATTAATAATTCTTACAATGATTTTTAA